In Sphingobacterium sp. R2, the genomic stretch AGCACGCTTTATTGCAGCCAGCTATTTGGTGCATGAGTACGGTGTCAATTGGCTTCGTGGAGCTTCTTGGTATGAGGAGCACCTGTTGGACTATTCTCCTGCCACCGTATATGGACAGTGGTCTCATGTCGCTGGCGTAGGTACGAGTGAAAAGGATAATAAGGCACTGGATTGGCAAAAATTGATTAAAACTCATTTCCCGAATGGGCTTCCAAAACTGGATGAAATAATGGTTAAATAAATCTTCGTCGGAAATAAATATTCCGACGGAAAAGGTCTTTTTAGCACCCCGGAATCTCCTTTAAAATCGTGCTAAAAATGTTAAGAATTGGATAGATTTATTGATTAAATTATTCAATTTCAGTATTAGAAACTCTTTTTTTATTCATAACTTTGACAAATTTCATAGTTTTAATTGTAAATGGACAATCTGACATATTTGAGTAATGCTGATTCGGCTTATGTCGATGGCTTATATCAATCGTACAAGCAAGATCCCCAATCGGTAGATTTCGGATGGCAAAAATTCTTTGAAGGTTTTGATTTCGGTCAAAATGCTGGTGGAACAACAAGTTCAGTAGGTGAAGCTACCCCTGAGCACGTTTTGAAAGAAATCAACGTGCTGAATATGATTAACGGCTACCGCGATCGTGGCCACCTATTCACACACACAAATCCTGTGCGTGAGCGACGTAAATACTATCCTGGCAAGGAGTTGGAGACATTTGGTCTTGCTGAAGCGGACATGAGTACCGTTTTCAATGCCGGTGTTGAAGTAGGATTAGGTCCAGCAACATTAAAAGACATCCGTCAATTGGTAGAGGATACTTACTGCCGTTCCATTGGTGCAGAATTCAAATATATCCGTAACCCAGAAAAAATTAAATGGTTACAGGACCGTATGGAAGCGGATCGTAACATGCCTAAATTCTCTCTAGATACCAAAAAGAGAATCTTGAACAAATTAAACCATGCTGTCGTATTCGAAAACTTTTTGGGTACTAAGTTTTTAGGTCAAAAACGTTTCTCACTTGAAGGTGCCGAAAGTTTAATTCCTGCGCTAGATTCTGTTATCGAAAAGGGAGCAGAAATCGGTATTCAGGAATTTGTTATTGGTATGGCTCACCGTGGCCGTCTCAATGTACTGACCAATATTATGGGTAAATCTTACAAGTCAGTATTCTCTGAATTTGAAGGTAAGACTTATGCCGACGATCCCGAAGTGAACTTTGGTGGGGACGTAAAATACCACTTGGGTTTCTCTTCTGAAGTCAAAACCAACGATGGCAAATCTGTTCACCTAAGTTTGGCTCCTAACCCTTCACACCTGGAAACGGTAGATCCAATTGTAGAAGGTATGGTACGTTCGAAAATCGACTTCAAATACGATGGAGATTCATCGAAAATTGCACCGATCATCATCCATGGTGATGCGGCAATTGCCGGCCAGGGTGTCGTGTATGAAGTAACCCAAATGTCTAAACTAGATGGTTACAAAACTGGTGGTACTGTACATATTGTCATCAACAACCAGATCGGATTTACAACAAACTATAAGGATGCCCGTTCGGGTACATATTGTACCGACGTTGCAAAAATCACTTCTTCACCCGTATTCCATGTCAACGGTGATGATGCTGAATCAGTGGTATACGCCATCAATTTAGCTGTAGAGTACCGTCAGAAATACAAAACTGACGTATTTATCGATCTTTTATGTTATAGAAGATTTGGACATAATGAGGCCGATGAACCAAAATTCACGCAGCCATTGTTGTACAAACTTATCGATAAGCATCCCAACCCGAAAGAAGTTTATGCTAAAAAATTAATTTCCGAAGGAAGTATTGACGAAGCATATTCCAAAACTATCGAGAAGGAATTTAAAGCTGCACTACAGACTAAATTTGAGGAATCTAAAACAGTTGAGGTATTGACTGAAGAGATTCCGATGTTTAAAGGTGCATGGGAAGGATTGCGTCCTGCTAAAAAGGGTGAAGTATTAACAACCTCCGATAAAACCAAAGTTGAAAAGGATTTATTTTTGAAATTAGCAAAAGAAATTACAACCTTACCTGCTGACAAAAAATTCTTCCGTAAGATTACGCGTTTATTTGAAGACCGTGCCAAAATGATCGATACCGATTCATACGATTGGGCAATGGGTGAATTGATGGCTTACGCGACATTATTGGATCAAGGTAACCGTGTACGTATCTCGGGACAAGATGTGCAACGCGGCACATTCTCACACCGTCATGCTGTATTAACGCTTGAAGATTCAGAAGAAAAATATGTTCCTCTAGCTCATGTGAAAGGGGGCGATAAATTCTCCATCTATAACTCCTTACTTTCCGAGTACGCTGTTTTGGGTTTTGAATATGGCTATGCATCCTCTAACCCCAATTCATTGACCATTTGGGAAGCGCAATTCGGAGATTTTTATAACGGTGCTCAAATCATTGTAGACCAATATCTATCCAGTGCGGAGACGAAATGGAAACGCTCCAACGGATTGGTGATGATGCTTCCTCACGGTATGGAGGGTCAAGGTCCTGAGCACTCTTCAGCACGTATCGAAAGATTCTTGGAGCTATGCGCAGATGAAAATATGATCTTAGCAAACTGTACTTTACCTGCAAACTACTTCCATTTGTTGCGTCGTCAACTGGTTCGCGAGTTCCGCAAACCATTGATTGTATTTACACCAAAATCATTGTTGCGTCATCCGAAAGTCGTGTCGCCTTTAAAAGACTTTACAGAAGGTGTTTTCCAGGAGGTAATCGACGATGTCAATGTTTCAGCAGAAGATGTTAAACGCGTATTGTTCTGTTCTGGTAAAGTGTACTACGACTTATTAGAAAAACAAGAGGCGGATAAGCGCAAAGATGTTGCTATCGTTCGTATCGAGCAGTTGTTTCCGATCCCTACAGATCAATTGAAAGCAATCCGCAAAAAATACACAAAAGCAAAAGAGTTTGTCTGGGTTCAGGAAGAAAACGAAAACATGGGCGCCTGGTCTTATTATTGCCGTAAACTCATGGGTACTGAAATTGCATTTACAGGTTTTGTTGCCCGTAAAGAAAGTGGAAGTACAGCTACGGGTTACATGAAACAACACGTTGCACAACAAGCAGCAATCTTAAATAAATCATTCGAATAAAAACAATTTAAAATCAATTGCGTCCTATAGCTAGGGCGCAATTGTCAATAAATAACAATATATATGAGCTTAGAAATTAAAGTACCAACCGTAGGTGAATCAATCACGGAGGTAACCTTATCACAATGGTTGAAACAAGATGGCGATTATGTGGAGATGGATGAAAACATCGCCGAACTGGAATCAGACAAAGCAACGTTTGAATTACCAGCTGAAAAAGCGGGTATCTTAAGAATCATTGCACAAGAAGGTGATACTTTAGAAATCGGTGCTGTTGTTTGTACAATTGAAGAGGGTGATGCCCCTACAGGCGATTCAGCTCCAGCTGCTGCCCCTGCTAAGGAAGCATCATCAACTGCTGCTCCAGCGGCTGCCGCGAAAGACGAAGATCCAGATAGCTATGCTGCTGGTACAGCTTCTCCTGCTGCTGCAAAAATCTTAAGAGAAAAAGGAATTGATGCTTCTACAATAAAAGGAACAGGGAAAGAAGGCCGTATCACTAAAGAAGATGCCGAAAAAGCTCAACCTGTTGCTAAAGCTGCGGCACCTGCGGCAAAACCTGCTGCTGCTGCTGCACCAGCTGCCCCAGTCGCTGGTTCTAGAAATGAACGTCGTGAGAAATTATCTTCCTTACGTAAAACGATCGCAAAACGTTTAGTCGCGGTTAAAAATGAAACAGCGATGTTGACAACATTCAATGAAGTCAATATGCAGCCGATCATGGATTTACGCGCCAAATATAAAGATACTTTTAAAGAGAAATTTGGTATTGGTCTTGGCTTCATGTCATTCTTTACTAAAGCAGTAACCACTGCGTTAGCTGAATGGCCTGCTGTCAATGCACGTATCGAAGATAACGAGATTGTATATTCTGATTTCGCAGATGTTTCAATCGCGGTTTCTGCCCCTAAAGGATTGGTAGTTCCAGTTATTCGTAATGCAGATGCCATGTCATTGGAGCAGATCGAAAAAGCAATTGCTGCTTTAGCGGGTAAGGCACGTGACAACAAATTAACGATCGATGAAATGACCGGTGGTACATTTACAATTACCAACGGCGGTGTATTCGGATCAATGATGTCTACGCCGATCATCAACGCGCCACAATCGGCAATCTTGGGTATGCACAACATCATCCAACGTCCTATTGCTGAAAATGGTCAGGTGGTGATCCGTCCAATGATGTATATTGCACTTTCTTATGATCACCGCATCATCGATGGTCGTGAATCAGTTAGCTTCTTGGTTCGTGTAAAACAATTATTGGAAGATCCAGCTCGTTTATTGTTGGGTGTTTAAACCTCAATAAAATTGGAAATATAAAAGACCTATGCTTTGCGGCATGGGTCTTTTTTTTAGCAAGATAGCCAATTTATACCTATCGAACCCATCTGCTCGCTCTGATCGGAACAATAGCGCTGCTATACCTTCATATCCGATGTAGCTATCTAAAAGCCCGAAGTCACAAAAACCGTTTTGCATCGCTAATTGGGAACCTGATTGTACCAAGTTCCTTCTAATTATTACCGACAGAATCATCCGATTTAAGTCCTGCAAATAATAGATGCTATTTTTTAAAAGTTAGCTTGTTTTCAATCATACGGTTGTTATACTGTTGAATAAAAGCTTTCATCTTGGTCTCCATCGTATCCAATACAGCGGGATGCTGTTTCAGCAGATCCTGTTTCATCAATCGGTCCTTCTTTAGATCGTAAAATGATGTCACTTTCAAGCCGTCATACGACATCATATAATCTTTATAGTAGAGGTTATAGCTTCCTGAGTTATTATTAAGCACAAAATTATCCTTACCCGATTTGAAAGCATCCGACCCGAATGCAAAATACGGTTCATCGTAGTGCAGATAATTTAAAATCGTCGGCATAATATCAATTTGTTGCACCAGCTTATCTGCTTTACCCACCAGATTATCGCCTGGCGCATAGAATATGATTGGAATCTGAAAGCCTCC encodes the following:
- a CDS encoding 2-oxoglutarate dehydrogenase E1 component, producing the protein MDNLTYLSNADSAYVDGLYQSYKQDPQSVDFGWQKFFEGFDFGQNAGGTTSSVGEATPEHVLKEINVLNMINGYRDRGHLFTHTNPVRERRKYYPGKELETFGLAEADMSTVFNAGVEVGLGPATLKDIRQLVEDTYCRSIGAEFKYIRNPEKIKWLQDRMEADRNMPKFSLDTKKRILNKLNHAVVFENFLGTKFLGQKRFSLEGAESLIPALDSVIEKGAEIGIQEFVIGMAHRGRLNVLTNIMGKSYKSVFSEFEGKTYADDPEVNFGGDVKYHLGFSSEVKTNDGKSVHLSLAPNPSHLETVDPIVEGMVRSKIDFKYDGDSSKIAPIIIHGDAAIAGQGVVYEVTQMSKLDGYKTGGTVHIVINNQIGFTTNYKDARSGTYCTDVAKITSSPVFHVNGDDAESVVYAINLAVEYRQKYKTDVFIDLLCYRRFGHNEADEPKFTQPLLYKLIDKHPNPKEVYAKKLISEGSIDEAYSKTIEKEFKAALQTKFEESKTVEVLTEEIPMFKGAWEGLRPAKKGEVLTTSDKTKVEKDLFLKLAKEITTLPADKKFFRKITRLFEDRAKMIDTDSYDWAMGELMAYATLLDQGNRVRISGQDVQRGTFSHRHAVLTLEDSEEKYVPLAHVKGGDKFSIYNSLLSEYAVLGFEYGYASSNPNSLTIWEAQFGDFYNGAQIIVDQYLSSAETKWKRSNGLVMMLPHGMEGQGPEHSSARIERFLELCADENMILANCTLPANYFHLLRRQLVREFRKPLIVFTPKSLLRHPKVVSPLKDFTEGVFQEVIDDVNVSAEDVKRVLFCSGKVYYDLLEKQEADKRKDVAIVRIEQLFPIPTDQLKAIRKKYTKAKEFVWVQEENENMGAWSYYCRKLMGTEIAFTGFVARKESGSTATGYMKQHVAQQAAILNKSFE
- the odhB gene encoding 2-oxoglutarate dehydrogenase complex dihydrolipoyllysine-residue succinyltransferase, which translates into the protein MSLEIKVPTVGESITEVTLSQWLKQDGDYVEMDENIAELESDKATFELPAEKAGILRIIAQEGDTLEIGAVVCTIEEGDAPTGDSAPAAAPAKEASSTAAPAAAAKDEDPDSYAAGTASPAAAKILREKGIDASTIKGTGKEGRITKEDAEKAQPVAKAAAPAAKPAAAAAPAAPVAGSRNERREKLSSLRKTIAKRLVAVKNETAMLTTFNEVNMQPIMDLRAKYKDTFKEKFGIGLGFMSFFTKAVTTALAEWPAVNARIEDNEIVYSDFADVSIAVSAPKGLVVPVIRNADAMSLEQIEKAIAALAGKARDNKLTIDEMTGGTFTITNGGVFGSMMSTPIINAPQSAILGMHNIIQRPIAENGQVVIRPMMYIALSYDHRIIDGRESVSFLVRVKQLLEDPARLLLGV